The Triticum aestivum cultivar Chinese Spring chromosome 7B, IWGSC CS RefSeq v2.1, whole genome shotgun sequence genome window below encodes:
- the LOC123159071 gene encoding protein DETOXIFICATION 35, with product MGSDAAAVSTVREAARMTWEESKRVWGIGMPIAIAGLSIYAVGSVTTIFVGHLGNLPLAAASIGLSVFATFSLGFFLGMGSALETLCGQAFGAGQVSMLGVYLQRSWIILAVAALLMVPFYVFAEPILLAIGQDPAVAREAARFALYILPGALSFAVNFPTAKFLQSQSKVIVPVWICVGSLCFHVALSYLLVTVLGWGSPGAAVAYNLSLWAIALGQSAYIIGWCKNGWRGWSMAAFNDMWAFVRLSLESAVMICLEIWYLSTITVLTGNLQDAQIAVDSLGVCMNINGWENMIFIGINAAISVRVSNELGAGRPRAAMHAVIVIIAESLLIGLLCMALVLIFRDNFAIIYTTDLELQHAVSKIAGLLGLTMVLNSVQPVVSGVAVGGGWQGLVAYINLGCYYVLGLPLGYLLGYKFNYGVGGIWAGMLCGIALQTLILLFIVWKTDWNAEAALASSRVQKWGGTDGTKPLLEDN from the exons ATGGGTTCCGACGCGGCGGCGGTGAGCACCGTGCGGGAGGCTGCGCGCATGACGTGGGAGGAGTCCAAGCGCGTCTGGGGCATCGGCATGCCCATTGCCATCGCCGGGCTCAGCATTTACGCCGTCGGCTCCGTCACCACCATCTTCGTCGGCCACCTCGGCAACctgcccctcgccgccgcctccatcggccTCTCCGTCTTCGCCACCTTCTCCCTCGGATTCTTT CTCGGCATGGGGAGCGCTCTGGAGACGCTGTGCGGGCAGGCGTTCGGCGCCGGCCAGGTGTCCATGCTCGGCGTCTACCTGCAGCGCTCCTGGATcatcctcgccgtcgccgcgctcCTCATGGTGCCCTTCTACGTCTTCGCCGAGCCGATCctcctcgccatcggccaggaccCCGCCGTCGCGCGCGAGGCCGCCCGCTTCGCCCTCTACATCCTCCCCGGCGCGCTCTCCTTCGCCGTCAACTTCCCCACCGCCAAGTTCCTCCAGTCGCAGAGCAAGGTCATCGTGCCCGTCTGGATCTGCGTCGGCAGCCTCTGCTTCCACGTCGCGCTCTCCTACCTCCTCGTCACCGTCCTCGGATGGGGCTCCCCCGGCGCCGCCGTCGCCTACAACCTCTCGCTCTGGGCCATCGCGCTGGGCCAGTCCGCCTACATCATCGGCTGGTGCAAGAACGGCTGGAGGGGCTGGTCCATGGCCGCCTTCAACGACATGTGGGCGTTCGTCAGGCTCTCGCTCGAGTCCGCCGTCATGATCTGCCTTGAGATCTGGTACCTCAGCACCATCACCGTCCTCACCGGCAACCTCCAGGATGCGCAGATTGCCGTCGACTCCCTTGGCGTCTG CATGAACATAAACGGGTGGGAGAATATGATCTTCATTGGCATCAACGCTGCTATCAG TGTTCGAGTCTCCAATGAGCTGGGCGCTGGCCGTCCAAGGGCAGCCATGCACGCCGTCATCGTCATCATCGCCGAGTCGCTGCTCATCGGGCTGCTATGCATGGCCCTCGTCTTGATCTTCAGAGACAACTTCGCCATCATCTACACCACCGATTTGGAGCTCCAGCACGCCGTCTCCAAGATCGCCGGACTCCTTGGCCTGACCATGGTGCTCAACAGCGTGCAGCCTGTGGTTTCAG GGGTTGCTGTTGGAGGAGGATGGCAGGGCCTTGTTGCATACATCAACCTAGGCTGCTACTATGTTTTGGGGTTGCCCTTGGGCTATCTTCTCGGCTACAAGTTCAACTATGGCGTTGGG GGGATTTGGGCTGGCATGCTTTGTGGGATTGCACTTCAAACTCTGATTTTACTCTTCATAGTGTGGAAAACAGATTGGAATGCAGAG GCTGCGCTAGCTTCAAGCCGTGTGCAAAAGTGGGGTGGCACCGATGGAACCAAACCTCTCCTGGAAGATAACTAg